The following proteins are co-located in the Rheinheimera salexigens genome:
- a CDS encoding winged helix-turn-helix domain-containing protein produces the protein MFIKPDQPLQVGAWQYLPEQDKLVKYSAENIICETAELDNLCQKVLNYFILHAGKLVTKDELLLNVWGIQDVTDGRVTRVIRVLRVALGDDTREPNYIETIPKRGYRFIAPVTAVSAVLIESHDGPTTEVVPVKSKHWINYLVSAAVMVVLGIAGLIWWLNTSKSPTAEVSTPMHRYRHITSLDGLEFYHNASADERYLVYSYANPQQDKSTILMLEDLQQRKRITLTDPAYNSFGASFNADASKVAYQRLYPDGRCEIRMIQLDQTNLQLLSDNLLVNCAENSVSARLSWSPDGRYLVYPEMDNQQRQLVLQLLAIDSQNPEQLTAPSASSFGDYAARFSRQGDKLVFLRDASGSAQIWLLDLTSRATQFLVAIKDIYPGNVDWNLQDTAIIYPSGNNTISRVDIQSLQSSIIAFTDDYASELQVTNSGKVLVSAGDFSRINIIKTNNPLHETVAEKHVAFSSNRNETYIAASPIENGPTAVVSRRSGMPQLWFFYPDGRQSQKTFFTESKRFRSIEFSPDGSQLLLQLNNEIWLLDAEQKLQHVVGGASDIISMPSWSKNAENIYYAQSKQGRWQIISYNLANKQLDSVIATERELYLQSAKANYTFWRDSGNKQFYIQQQGGLAELIKLDIPETQITLTFSLSEKGIYYAYLHGGMEYQLRYYDFSQQKSIVVIEKMQLGRFSLSANEEDIYYLEYEFGDIDIAEFTPSIGSL, from the coding sequence ATGTTTATAAAACCAGACCAACCATTACAGGTAGGCGCGTGGCAGTATTTACCAGAGCAAGATAAACTGGTGAAGTATTCGGCTGAAAATATTATTTGTGAAACGGCTGAGTTAGATAATTTATGCCAAAAAGTACTGAACTACTTTATTTTACATGCGGGTAAGTTAGTTACAAAAGACGAGTTGTTACTGAATGTTTGGGGCATTCAAGATGTCACTGATGGCCGAGTGACACGCGTTATTCGAGTGTTAAGAGTGGCGTTGGGTGATGATACTCGAGAGCCCAACTATATTGAAACCATACCCAAACGCGGATATCGCTTTATCGCACCGGTAACTGCCGTCTCAGCGGTGCTAATAGAAAGTCACGACGGACCAACAACAGAAGTTGTGCCAGTAAAGTCTAAACATTGGATCAATTACTTAGTCAGTGCTGCTGTGATGGTAGTGTTAGGTATAGCAGGCCTTATTTGGTGGCTAAATACAAGCAAAAGCCCAACGGCTGAAGTTAGCACGCCAATGCACCGTTATCGCCATATCACCTCATTAGATGGCTTAGAATTTTATCATAACGCCTCTGCCGACGAGCGCTATTTGGTTTATAGCTATGCCAATCCGCAGCAGGATAAAAGTACCATATTAATGTTAGAGGATTTGCAGCAACGCAAGCGCATAACGCTTACGGATCCAGCTTATAATAGTTTTGGTGCTAGCTTTAATGCTGATGCTAGTAAAGTAGCTTATCAACGCTTATATCCAGACGGTCGCTGTGAGATTAGAATGATCCAGCTCGATCAAACTAATCTTCAGTTACTTAGCGATAATTTATTAGTTAATTGCGCCGAAAATTCGGTCTCTGCAAGATTAAGTTGGTCGCCTGATGGTCGTTATTTAGTGTATCCAGAAATGGATAACCAACAGCGGCAACTGGTGCTGCAACTTTTAGCGATAGATAGCCAAAATCCTGAACAATTAACCGCACCTTCTGCCAGTAGTTTTGGCGATTATGCTGCGCGCTTTTCTCGCCAAGGCGATAAATTAGTATTTTTGCGCGATGCTTCTGGATCTGCACAAATTTGGCTATTAGATTTAACCAGCCGTGCCACCCAATTTTTAGTTGCGATTAAAGATATCTATCCGGGTAATGTTGATTGGAACTTACAGGATACGGCGATTATTTATCCTTCAGGCAATAACACAATTAGTCGGGTAGATATTCAATCTTTACAAAGCAGTATTATTGCTTTTACCGACGATTATGCCAGTGAGCTACAAGTCACCAATTCAGGTAAGGTATTAGTGTCTGCTGGGGACTTTTCTCGGATAAATATTATAAAGACCAATAATCCACTGCATGAAACCGTCGCCGAAAAGCACGTCGCTTTTAGCTCTAATCGTAACGAAACGTATATTGCTGCCAGCCCTATCGAAAATGGTCCGACGGCTGTTGTTTCACGACGCTCTGGTATGCCACAATTATGGTTTTTTTATCCGGACGGCCGTCAAAGCCAAAAAACCTTTTTTACCGAAAGTAAGCGCTTTAGAAGTATTGAGTTTTCGCCTGATGGCAGCCAGTTGTTACTGCAATTAAATAATGAAATCTGGTTGCTCGATGCAGAGCAAAAGTTACAGCATGTTGTGGGTGGAGCGAGCGATATCATCAGTATGCCAAGCTGGTCAAAAAATGCTGAAAATATATATTATGCCCAATCTAAACAAGGCCGTTGGCAAATTATTAGTTACAATCTAGCAAATAAACAATTAGATAGCGTGATCGCGACAGAGCGGGAATTATATTTACAAAGTGCCAAAGCAAATTATACTTTTTGGCGAGATAGTGGCAATAAACAGTTTTATATTCAGCAACAAGGTGGGCTAGCAGAGTTAATTAAGTTAGATATACCAGAAACTCAAATTACATTAACTTTTTCTCTGAGTGAAAAAGGTATTTATTATGCTTATTTACATGGCGGCATGGAATACCAATTACGTTATTATGATTTTTCACAACAAAAATCTATAGTGGTAATTGAGAAGATGCAATTGGGCCGCTTTAGTCTGAGTGCAAATGAAGAGGATATTTATTATCTAGAATATGAGTTTGGTGATATCGATATTGCTGAATTTACGCCGAGTATCGGATCTTTGTAA
- a CDS encoding winged helix-turn-helix domain-containing protein → MSELEPVVRIGEWQYQVIYGQLSQIDQPTDAMIRLEPLLHSLLNYFLLQPNVVLTKDMLLDNVWPADAGSDAAVMRAVGALRKVLGDDVRAPRYIATIPKKGYRWLAEISPSSLISIAQQSALSEQNVALHLADTAKANLAPGNTANSTEISSYSKRQTDHVWSWRFVIISTLVLLVGSAGFAFILSLYTTQPLLKLPDTITPISALNGQEYWPILNTEQTQVIYQHRQLGETSLGWVQQDLQSRRAHFLPQQYLALSAAQWLDNQHIVFSGQTNQLACAIFQQQLYPKVADAELLWRCNQLQAQGLIKWQQQWLWLDTLESNDADNNNKRLELWSGQQQQPAQRLASYAFIWHSVSAMLIQQDTLYLLAHETANNTVLLTVDLNTTTLSLLQRFNRKINDMAWWDDTTLLLSSFNQNLIVYDFKAKSEQDLGPLTRPLAQASRYPGQVLATQYLNYTSDIYQVALAKDSTRQLTPWQMSNRSEYLLADNGEMQAYISERSGVSQVWLQNLSGQSIQLTNFTRQQPIQQLFWHKQQLMLVVDSQLNAIDIATGELTLAKQQANSQSLGRYASCQQQLVWTALTDGDWQLFMATEQGTQALYSDVADVRCGREQQLIIQHAATGQLSVLALKNQQAQLIQSLPITIDWRQVTSEQWFVDESGIYWLNPNKQILQSFLWQDQQMRDHTWFQPAWPLAIYSNGNGLGYIVQPRPFDTDIVWLQHRR, encoded by the coding sequence ATGTCAGAACTTGAACCTGTAGTGCGTATTGGTGAATGGCAATATCAGGTTATTTACGGTCAATTAAGCCAAATTGATCAACCAACTGATGCAATGATTCGGCTTGAACCTTTATTGCATAGTTTATTAAATTATTTTCTGCTCCAGCCCAATGTCGTGCTAACAAAAGATATGTTGCTGGATAATGTGTGGCCAGCAGATGCGGGCTCTGATGCTGCGGTGATGCGTGCCGTTGGTGCCCTGCGTAAAGTGCTGGGTGATGATGTTAGAGCACCGCGATATATTGCGACCATTCCTAAAAAAGGCTATCGCTGGCTGGCTGAAATTAGCCCGAGCAGTCTGATATCGATAGCGCAGCAATCTGCATTATCAGAGCAGAATGTAGCATTGCATTTAGCCGATACTGCTAAAGCCAATTTAGCACCAGGTAATACAGCTAACTCAACCGAAATATCGTCTTATAGCAAACGGCAAACAGATCATGTTTGGTCGTGGCGATTTGTGATTATTAGCACCTTAGTGTTGCTAGTGGGTAGCGCTGGTTTTGCTTTTATTTTATCGTTGTATACCACCCAGCCACTGTTAAAGTTACCTGATACTATCACGCCTATTAGTGCACTTAATGGTCAAGAGTATTGGCCGATATTAAACACTGAACAAACCCAAGTTATTTATCAACATAGACAGTTAGGTGAAACCAGCTTAGGTTGGGTGCAACAAGACTTACAAAGTCGTCGGGCTCACTTTTTACCCCAACAATATTTAGCACTATCAGCAGCACAGTGGTTAGATAATCAACATATTGTTTTTAGTGGTCAAACCAACCAACTGGCTTGTGCTATTTTTCAACAACAATTATATCCCAAAGTGGCTGACGCTGAATTATTATGGCGCTGTAACCAGTTGCAAGCGCAAGGGTTAATAAAGTGGCAGCAGCAATGGTTATGGTTAGATACTCTAGAATCTAATGATGCAGATAATAACAATAAGCGCTTAGAACTTTGGTCTGGTCAACAGCAGCAACCAGCACAACGATTAGCTTCATATGCATTTATATGGCATAGCGTATCGGCCATGCTAATTCAGCAAGATACCTTGTATTTGTTAGCCCATGAAACAGCAAACAATACTGTGTTGCTGACCGTAGATTTAAATACCACCACACTTAGTTTGTTACAACGTTTTAACCGCAAGATAAATGATATGGCGTGGTGGGATGACACAACCCTATTATTGTCGAGTTTTAATCAAAACTTAATAGTGTATGACTTTAAGGCTAAATCAGAACAAGACCTAGGGCCGTTAACTCGCCCCTTAGCCCAAGCTTCACGTTATCCTGGACAGGTGTTAGCGACACAATACTTAAATTACACTAGTGATATTTATCAAGTTGCTTTGGCTAAAGATTCAACTCGGCAACTTACACCTTGGCAAATGAGTAATAGAAGTGAGTATTTATTAGCCGACAATGGCGAGATGCAGGCTTATATTTCTGAACGCTCAGGGGTGAGTCAAGTTTGGTTACAAAACCTGTCAGGGCAAAGCATCCAGTTGACCAACTTTACTCGGCAACAGCCAATTCAGCAATTATTTTGGCATAAGCAACAATTAATGCTGGTGGTTGATAGCCAGCTAAATGCAATCGATATTGCAACAGGTGAGTTAACATTAGCAAAGCAGCAAGCGAATAGCCAAAGCTTAGGCCGCTACGCCAGTTGTCAGCAACAATTAGTTTGGACAGCGCTAACAGATGGTGATTGGCAATTATTTATGGCGACAGAGCAGGGGACGCAGGCACTTTATTCAGATGTAGCAGATGTGCGTTGTGGAAGAGAACAACAACTAATAATACAACATGCAGCAACGGGGCAATTATCTGTTTTAGCACTAAAAAATCAGCAAGCACAGCTTATACAAAGCTTACCCATAACAATAGACTGGCGTCAGGTCACAAGTGAACAATGGTTTGTGGATGAGAGCGGTATATATTGGTTAAACCCGAATAAGCAAATTTTACAATCATTTCTTTGGCAAGATCAGCAGATGCGAGACCACACTTGGTTTCAGCCGGCTTGGCCACTGGCTATATACAGTAATGGCAATGGCCTAGGTTATATCGTACAACCTAGGCCATTTGATACCGATATTGTTTGGTTACAACATCGACGCTAA
- the hemL gene encoding glutamate-1-semialdehyde 2,1-aminomutase — MSISEQLFARAQRTIPGGVNSPVRAFSSVGGTPVFIDHADGAYMFDVDGKRYIDYIGSWGPMLLGHNHPNIRQAVIDAAEKGLSFGAPCAAEVDMAEMVTKLVPSMEMVRMVSSGTEATMSAIRLARGYTNRNTIVKFEGCYHGHADSLLVKAGSGALTLGVPNSPGVPADFAKYTLTCEFNNLAQLKQTFENHGDDIACIIVEPVAGNMNCIPPAQGFLQGLRQLCDQYGAVLIFDEVMTGFRVALGGAQAFYDVKPDLTTLGKIIGGGMPVGAFGGKREIMHHIAPLGPVYQAGTLSGNPIAMAAGLASLTELSKPGVYEALTEKTRVLVSGIAAAAKKHGVPLATNQVGAMFGLFFTTEANVSNFAQATQCDIAAFNRFFHLMLQQGVYLAPSAYEAGFISLAHSDADIAHTIAAAEQSFAAL, encoded by the coding sequence GGTGCTTACATGTTTGACGTCGATGGTAAGCGCTATATTGATTACATTGGTTCTTGGGGACCTATGTTACTAGGCCATAATCATCCTAATATTCGCCAAGCTGTTATAGATGCAGCTGAAAAAGGCTTAAGCTTTGGCGCGCCTTGTGCGGCTGAAGTCGATATGGCAGAAATGGTCACTAAATTAGTACCAAGCATGGAAATGGTTCGCATGGTCAGCTCAGGCACTGAAGCCACCATGAGCGCCATTCGTTTAGCCCGCGGTTATACCAATCGCAATACCATCGTTAAGTTTGAAGGCTGCTATCATGGCCATGCTGACTCGTTATTAGTTAAAGCCGGCTCTGGCGCGTTAACTTTAGGCGTACCAAATTCTCCTGGCGTACCTGCCGACTTTGCTAAATATACCCTTACCTGTGAATTTAACAATTTAGCCCAACTTAAACAAACCTTTGAAAATCATGGCGATGATATTGCCTGTATTATTGTAGAACCGGTTGCAGGCAATATGAACTGCATTCCACCAGCCCAAGGCTTTTTACAAGGCTTACGCCAACTATGTGACCAATATGGTGCAGTGCTGATATTTGATGAAGTGATGACCGGCTTTAGGGTCGCTTTAGGCGGTGCTCAGGCGTTTTATGATGTAAAACCTGACTTAACCACTTTAGGTAAAATAATTGGCGGCGGCATGCCGGTAGGCGCGTTTGGCGGTAAACGAGAAATTATGCACCACATAGCACCTTTAGGTCCGGTATATCAGGCGGGTACTCTATCGGGCAACCCAATTGCTATGGCTGCTGGTTTAGCGTCATTGACCGAGCTAAGTAAACCTGGTGTGTATGAAGCTTTAACCGAAAAAACCCGGGTATTAGTCAGTGGTATTGCCGCTGCAGCTAAAAAACACGGTGTGCCCCTAGCAACTAACCAAGTTGGTGCTATGTTTGGTTTGTTTTTCACCACAGAAGCTAACGTCAGCAACTTTGCTCAAGCAACCCAATGTGATATTGCCGCCTTTAATCGCTTCTTTCACTTAATGCTACAACAGGGTGTATATTTAGCGCCGTCTGCCTATGAAGCCGGCTTTATCTCATTAGCCCACTCTGACGCCGATATTGCCCACACTATTGCTGCTGCTGAACAAAGCTTCGCCGCGCTTTAG